In Epinephelus lanceolatus isolate andai-2023 chromosome 16, ASM4190304v1, whole genome shotgun sequence, one DNA window encodes the following:
- the rpl14 gene encoding large ribosomal subunit protein eL14: MVFKRFVEIGRVAYVSFGPHAGKLVAIVDVIDQNRALVDGPCTGVKRQSMPFKCMQLTDYVIKVPHSARQKFVRRAWEKAEVNQKWAQSSWAKKIEARQKRAKMSDFDRYKVMKAKRMRNKIIKHEVKKLQKEAAKK; this comes from the exons ATG GTGTTCAAACGCTTCGTTGAGATCGGCCGTGTCGCCTACGTCTCTTTCGGACCCCATGCAGGCAAGCTGGTGGCCATCGTAGATGTCATCGACCAGAACAGG GCTCTTGTTGATGGACCCTGCACAGGCGTGAAGAGGCAGTCCATGCCCTTCAAGTGCATGCAGCTCACAGACTACGTCATCAAAGTACCCCACAG TGCCCGCCAGAAGTTTGTGAGGAGAGCCTGGGAAAAGGCCGAGGTCAACCAGAAGTGGGCACAAAGCAGCTGGGCCAAGAAGATCGAGGCAAGACAGAAG AGGGCCAAAATGTCTGACTTTGACCGCTACAAGGTGATGAAGGCCAAGAGGATG aGGAACAAGATCATCAAGCACGAGGTGAAGAAGCTCCAGAAGGAGGCAGCAAAGAAGTGA